In Halopseudomonas nanhaiensis, a single window of DNA contains:
- a CDS encoding XdhC family protein translates to MDHLDLTVLRRARDWRHDGHDVHLFTVIDTWGSAPRPPGSMLALRGDGLVEGSVSGGCIEDDLLRSTETLAGGSRLISYGVSQEESARFGLPCGGTVRLLRESITDTDWLDDLLSRCKRHERVMRRVNVATGEVTLTSALRSQTLHFDGTTLFAPFGPSWRLLLIGAGQLSRYVASLAGGLGFEVFVCDPRPGYEHDWTTENVQFIEGMPDDVVDRFHPDASTAVVALTHDPVLDDLALLNALRSDALYVGALGSRRNNDKRRARLVELGLSVAQVGRLHGPIGLPIGSRTPAEIALSLMAEVVAVRNGLRQVSTQALQCA, encoded by the coding sequence TTGGACCATCTCGACCTAACCGTTCTACGCCGCGCCCGTGACTGGCGTCATGACGGCCATGACGTCCATCTTTTCACGGTTATCGATACCTGGGGTAGCGCACCGAGGCCGCCCGGTTCCATGCTCGCGCTGCGCGGTGACGGCCTGGTCGAAGGGTCGGTGTCCGGCGGGTGCATTGAAGACGATTTGCTGCGTAGCACCGAGACCCTTGCGGGCGGCAGCCGTCTTATCAGCTATGGCGTCAGCCAGGAAGAGTCCGCCAGGTTCGGTTTGCCATGCGGGGGCACGGTGCGTCTGTTGCGTGAGTCCATTACCGATACCGATTGGCTGGACGATCTGCTGTCCCGGTGCAAACGGCACGAACGTGTCATGCGCAGGGTCAACGTCGCTACGGGTGAGGTGACGCTCACGTCGGCTCTGCGCAGTCAGACGCTGCACTTTGACGGCACCACGCTATTCGCCCCCTTCGGTCCGTCCTGGCGCCTGCTATTGATCGGGGCAGGGCAACTGTCGCGTTACGTGGCGAGCCTGGCGGGCGGCCTCGGATTCGAGGTATTCGTGTGCGATCCCCGGCCGGGCTATGAGCACGACTGGACAACTGAAAACGTGCAGTTCATCGAGGGGATGCCCGACGATGTGGTCGATCGTTTTCATCCGGACGCCAGCACGGCTGTTGTCGCACTGACGCATGATCCGGTCCTGGATGATCTCGCGCTGTTGAATGCGCTTCGCTCCGACGCGTTGTACGTGGGCGCACTGGGGTCGCGTCGCAACAACGACAAGCGGCGCGCGCGGCTGGTCGAGCTTGGCCTGAGCGTAGCTCAGGTAGGCCGCCTGCATGGCCCAATCGGCCTGCCCATCGGAAGTCGCACGCCTGCCGAGATTGCGTTGTCGCTGATGGCCGAAGTGGTGGCGGTACGCAATGGCCTGCGTCAGGTCTCTACGCAGGCGTTGCAGTGTGCCTGA
- a CDS encoding phospholipase D-like domain-containing protein, with protein sequence MKEGTEFFPDVLQHIETAIHSVRIELYLVESGRNATRFINALCDAAARSVRVELLFDAVGSQHLCAEDRARLERGGVALRIFNKLFPNPGLDDFKRDHRKIIVVDERLAYIGGACITDGFWDPVENRSQWHDLMLRVTGPVVSDIVALFDFRWRRFEGGAVHPEPDCRARFIPDTREGWAKLSYTSGSTHRGLIVDVVRRLEAARERAWLVTPYFLPVKAVFDALRGAASRGVDVQLFLPGAKTDHVSIREAGRGAYGASLELGVTIYELDSKRLHAKATVIDDWVSVGSCNFDVWGANRNLEANIQVYDGECLDQFLQLFATYRTTFRQVTAPDWQSRSTIERVEQSALYFAGRTIGSLLVRRPVR encoded by the coding sequence TTGAAGGAGGGGACCGAATTCTTTCCGGACGTGCTGCAACACATCGAGACCGCGATTCATTCTGTAAGGATCGAGCTCTATCTGGTCGAGTCCGGGCGCAATGCTACCCGGTTCATCAATGCACTATGTGATGCCGCGGCCAGATCGGTCCGCGTCGAACTGCTTTTCGATGCCGTCGGCAGTCAGCACCTGTGTGCGGAGGATCGTGCGCGGCTGGAACGCGGCGGGGTCGCTCTGCGGATCTTCAATAAACTGTTTCCCAATCCGGGCCTGGATGATTTCAAGCGCGATCACCGCAAGATAATCGTCGTTGACGAGCGGCTCGCCTATATCGGCGGTGCCTGCATCACCGACGGGTTCTGGGACCCGGTCGAGAACCGCTCGCAGTGGCACGATCTGATGCTCCGGGTGACTGGTCCAGTGGTGTCCGACATCGTAGCGCTGTTTGATTTTCGCTGGCGTCGCTTCGAAGGTGGTGCAGTCCATCCTGAACCGGACTGCCGCGCTAGGTTTATTCCCGACACCCGCGAAGGGTGGGCAAAGTTGTCGTATACCTCTGGCTCAACCCACCGTGGCCTGATCGTCGACGTAGTGCGAAGGCTCGAAGCAGCCCGTGAACGGGCGTGGTTGGTTACCCCCTATTTCCTTCCAGTCAAAGCGGTATTCGATGCGCTCCGCGGCGCCGCCTCTCGAGGGGTTGATGTCCAGCTCTTCCTGCCTGGGGCCAAGACCGATCATGTTTCCATACGCGAAGCAGGGCGTGGCGCGTATGGCGCATCGCTTGAGCTGGGCGTGACGATTTATGAGCTCGACAGCAAGAGGCTCCATGCCAAGGCTACCGTGATAGACGATTGGGTGAGCGTCGGATCCTGTAACTTCGATGTATGGGGCGCCAACCGGAATCTGGAAGCAAACATCCAGGTCTATGATGGCGAGTGCCTTGACCAGTTTCTCCAGCTTTTCGCCACCTACCGCACGACCTTTCGCCAGGTGACCGCTCCGGACTGGCAGTCAAGGTCGACCATCGAGCGTGTCGAACAATCTGCCTTGTATTTCGCCGGGCGCACGATTGGCTCATTGCTGGTCCGTCGTCCCGTTCGTTGA
- a CDS encoding PepSY domain-containing protein produces MKKQILTAVLGSAFLVGGGQAFADGGGKDWISIEDAIEKARSLGYTEIREIEADDENWEGQGKKADGKDYEFRLNGKTGEVEKDEED; encoded by the coding sequence ATGAAAAAGCAAATTCTCACTGCGGTGCTGGGTTCAGCCTTTCTCGTCGGCGGCGGTCAGGCGTTTGCCGATGGTGGAGGTAAGGACTGGATATCCATCGAAGACGCTATCGAGAAGGCTCGCAGCCTCGGCTATACGGAAATCCGCGAGATCGAAGCGGATGACGAGAACTGGGAAGGTCAGGGGAAGAAGGCTGACGGCAAGGACTACGAATTTCGCCTGAACGGCAAGACTGGCGAAGTGGAGAAAGACGAGGAGGACTGA
- a CDS encoding SdiA-regulated domain-containing protein, with the protein MTRSRKLLIAVPCLALIVIIAAAFVRHLHWDQRVFYWFSTISFAPSTPSEAVGLGDFGATIEAKRIDGVDDNLSGITFDPERQQLWAVVNAPSLLLGISLEGELLSRHTLEGFHDVEGVTYLGNDRLALVEERRQTIIVMPVPALSGALKRDDFIDLRFDLHPEENNEYEGLTYDAIADRLLIAKERDPLLLYQIGDFAGKEQDRFALDVKDVTHTQGGGIFLDDVAGLAFDPHTSHLLALSHESRLLVELDGQGDVISYLLLEAGHANLTADVPQGEGVTLDDQGRLYLVSEPNLFYRFERPRADDKNSTNGAAAGSAR; encoded by the coding sequence ATGACTCGATCCCGCAAGCTCCTAATCGCCGTGCCCTGTCTCGCTCTGATTGTCATCATCGCTGCCGCCTTTGTGCGGCATCTGCATTGGGATCAACGCGTCTTCTACTGGTTCAGCACCATCAGCTTCGCGCCGTCTACGCCTTCCGAAGCCGTGGGGTTGGGTGACTTTGGCGCGACGATCGAAGCGAAGCGTATCGACGGCGTCGACGATAATCTGTCGGGCATCACGTTCGACCCGGAGCGTCAGCAATTGTGGGCAGTGGTCAACGCTCCGAGTCTGCTGCTGGGCATCAGCCTGGAGGGTGAGCTGTTGAGTCGCCACACCCTGGAGGGCTTTCATGACGTCGAAGGCGTGACGTACCTCGGCAACGATCGCCTCGCCCTGGTGGAAGAACGGCGCCAGACCATCATCGTCATGCCGGTTCCTGCGCTGTCAGGCGCGTTGAAGCGGGACGACTTCATTGACCTCCGGTTCGATCTCCACCCGGAAGAAAACAACGAATATGAGGGGCTGACGTACGACGCGATCGCCGACCGGCTGCTCATCGCAAAGGAGCGGGACCCGCTTCTGCTCTATCAGATCGGAGATTTCGCCGGGAAGGAACAGGATCGATTTGCTCTCGATGTGAAGGATGTGACGCACACCCAGGGTGGCGGAATCTTTCTCGATGATGTGGCAGGGCTAGCGTTTGATCCGCACACCTCGCACCTGCTCGCGCTCAGCCATGAATCGAGACTACTGGTAGAGCTTGACGGGCAAGGCGATGTCATCAGCTATCTGCTACTCGAAGCAGGTCATGCAAATCTGACTGCGGACGTACCCCAGGGAGAAGGTGTGACCCTGGACGATCAGGGGCGCCTGTATCTGGTGAGCGAACCGAACCTGTTCTACCGCTTCGAAAGGCCGCGTGCGGATGATAAAAACAGCACCAACGGCGCCGCGGCGGGTTCAGCTCGGTGA